One Diospyros lotus cultivar Yz01 chromosome 1, ASM1463336v1, whole genome shotgun sequence genomic window carries:
- the LOC127814090 gene encoding E3 ubiquitin-protein ligase RHA2B-like translates to MLSRSFRCLITTSESLVLCIIKAIFSWIPPFEGDKEKSSTDFMPSPALVQVPAPFTIASIKEQLLVLEHGCFLGRCKEEDEEADVYLECSVCLEGMNNEGDDVRAVGNCGHKFHRVCMEGWVDHGQTTCPLCRSSLLPDAHQDGKLVVHGGSGDQWRRERMIYLFGEDSLFQRSSISPTSSNSLSLLYLHWKHFV, encoded by the coding sequence ATGTTGTCAAGATCATTTCGATGCCTGATAACCACCTCAGAGAGCCTTGTTTTATGCATCATCAAGGCCATCTTCTCCTGGATCCCACCGTTCGAAGGAGACAAGGAGAAGTCTTCGACAGACTTCATGCCGTCTCCGGCGCTGGTTCAAGTTCCGGCCCCCTTCACAATCGCATCCATCAAAGAGCAATTGCTGGTTCTGGAACATGGCTGCTTTCTCGGGAGatgcaaagaagaagatgaagaagccGACGTCTATTTGGAATGCAGCGTCTGTTTGGAAGGCATGAACAATGAAGGAGACGATGTCAGAGCGGTCGGCAACTGTGGCCACAAGTTTCACAGAGTGTGTATGGAAGGGTGGGTTGACCATGGCCAAACCACTTGCCCTCTATGCAGGTCCAGTCTATTGCCTGATGCTCACCAGGATGGGAAGCTCGTCGTCCATGGCGGATCAGGAGATCAGTGGAGGAGGGAGAGGATGATTTACTTGTTCGGTGAGGATTCCCTTTTCCAGCGATCATCGATAAGTCCAACCAGCTCTAACTCTTTAAGTCTTTTATATTTGCATTGGAAACACTTTGTGTAA